One genomic window of Deinococcus deserti VCD115 includes the following:
- a CDS encoding IS4-like element ISDds3 family transposase: MTNRDTALLHADTLAAHLKTRLPHRRLDALRRLAEVLLALLQAESTLHRKIALHLPRDASLDSKTRVVARTLHDAQLTSQDVLDVLLPLIPEDKLTLVMDRTTWHYGQTPLNIMVLGAILGGAVVPLVWTVLPHQGNSSTAARILLVSRLLKVLPASRWAVLIADREFIGQEWCSFLRWKRIRQCLRIRENTRIDDELARDLFAGLHPGEVRTLFERTWVYGGWMQVVITLSPAGDRVIVASDLPVLDVLRTYRKRWRIESTFSALKSRGLNLESTHMTAADRISRLFGLLCIALAWMVRVGHDEQGTDLLTVDKRGRLAQSRARSGWTQLSQAVRWSLDAFWAHLELLKTPFSVAGTQKSRSVSC, from the coding sequence GTGACGAACAGAGATACCGCCCTGCTGCATGCTGACACGCTGGCCGCTCATCTGAAAACCCGTCTGCCACACCGTCGTCTGGATGCCCTCCGGAGACTGGCCGAAGTGCTCCTGGCACTCCTCCAGGCGGAGTCCACGCTGCACCGCAAAATTGCGCTTCACCTGCCCCGTGACGCGTCCCTCGACTCCAAGACCCGCGTGGTGGCGCGCACCCTCCATGATGCGCAGTTGACCTCGCAGGACGTTCTCGACGTCCTGCTCCCGCTGATCCCCGAGGACAAGCTGACCCTGGTGATGGACCGCACCACCTGGCACTACGGACAGACCCCACTGAACATCATGGTGCTGGGCGCGATCCTGGGTGGCGCGGTGGTTCCGCTCGTCTGGACGGTGTTGCCTCACCAGGGCAACAGCAGCACCGCGGCACGCATCCTGCTGGTCTCCCGACTGCTGAAGGTGCTGCCCGCATCGCGCTGGGCGGTGCTGATCGCGGACCGGGAGTTCATCGGGCAGGAATGGTGCTCATTCCTGCGCTGGAAACGGATTCGACAGTGCCTGCGCATTCGGGAGAACACTCGCATTGACGACGAACTGGCCCGTGACCTGTTCGCTGGTCTGCACCCCGGTGAAGTGCGCACCCTGTTCGAACGCACCTGGGTGTACGGGGGGTGGATGCAGGTGGTCATCACCCTGTCCCCCGCGGGGGATAGGGTGATCGTCGCCTCGGATTTGCCCGTGCTGGACGTGCTACGAACGTACCGGAAGAGGTGGAGAATTGAAAGCACCTTCTCCGCTTTAAAGTCGCGCGGGTTGAATCTGGAATCCACACACATGACGGCAGCGGACCGGATTTCCAGGCTGTTCGGCTTGCTGTGCATTGCACTGGCCTGGATGGTGCGAGTGGGCCACGATGAGCAGGGAACCGACCTGCTGACGGTGGACAAACGGGGTCGCTTGGCTCAAAGCCGGGCGAGGAGCGGCTGGACGCAGCTCAGTCAGGCGGTGCGCTGGTCCCTGGACGCCTTCTGGGCGCACCTTGAGCTCCTGAAAACTCCCTTTTCAGTGGCAGGTACGCAAAAATCTCGAAGTGTCAGCTGCTGA
- a CDS encoding NPCBM/NEW2 domain-containing protein, with protein MSYPWQLTRPAGHLTPQRLTATENNLYFETILDGKNAWGPIEVNRSNGEQAAGDGNPLTLNGNTYPVGFGTHAGSDMHFSLQGTNGATCTRFTSLIGVDDEVGNRGSVVFQVYLDGMLAYDSGTMTGASPSRQVDLDLTDKRDLRLVVTDAGDGINYDHADWAMPKVHCVFSGRAIDYRFRFVPETVQAPNGETVTATLVVEDAGVDSMGAPSGPVAFQLAIRMSSLPLSIQLVEPERMYSAVNFPAQFPVKVRLNAAPGTGGLLRIEFVPNLEDFSPFFGLSHRFNLYWNVVPPQRTQLSFPLKKSVLTSR; from the coding sequence GTGAGTTACCCATGGCAGTTGACCCGTCCTGCCGGTCACCTCACACCGCAGCGTCTTACCGCCACCGAGAACAATCTGTACTTCGAGACGATCCTGGATGGGAAAAATGCTTGGGGACCCATTGAAGTCAACCGGAGCAATGGCGAGCAGGCGGCGGGGGACGGCAACCCGCTCACTCTCAACGGAAACACCTATCCAGTCGGTTTCGGGACGCATGCTGGCAGTGACATGCACTTCAGTCTTCAGGGGACCAACGGCGCTACCTGCACCCGCTTCACCAGCCTGATCGGAGTGGACGACGAAGTAGGCAACCGAGGCAGCGTCGTGTTCCAGGTATACCTCGACGGAATGCTGGCCTACGACAGTGGCACGATGACCGGCGCCAGCCCTAGCCGGCAGGTGGACCTTGACCTCACCGACAAGCGGGACCTGCGCCTGGTCGTCACAGACGCGGGTGACGGCATCAATTACGACCACGCCGACTGGGCCATGCCAAAGGTCCATTGCGTATTCTCCGGGCGGGCCATTGACTACCGCTTCCGGTTCGTCCCTGAAACCGTGCAGGCCCCTAACGGGGAAACGGTGACCGCAACCCTGGTCGTGGAAGACGCCGGTGTTGACAGCATGGGCGCTCCAAGCGGCCCAGTTGCGTTCCAGCTGGCTATCCGCATGTCCAGTCTGCCCCTTAGCATTCAGCTGGTCGAGCCAGAACGGATGTACAGTGCGGTGAATTTTCCCGCGCAGTTTCCCGTAAAAGTTCGGCTTAATGCCGCTCCCGGCACAGGCGGATTGCTGCGCATTGAATTTGTGCCGAACCTGGAAGATTTCTCCCCCTTCTTCGGGTTAAGCCACCGCTTCAACCTCTACTGGAATGTCGTGCCACCACAGAGAACACAACTCAGTTTCCCCCTGAAGAAGTCGGTGCTGACAAGCAGGTGA
- a CDS encoding rhodanese-like domain-containing protein: MKRLTPKELNTLNSSRKAPVTVDVRSSEEFEAGHVDGALNIPITDLPQRLGELPKDRPVVTYCNMFHPGASRGEKAAAQLLELGFDAGVLEGGYPAWKDAGAADPAPENK; this comes from the coding sequence ATGAAACGGCTGACACCCAAGGAGCTCAACACACTCAACAGCAGCCGGAAGGCGCCCGTCACTGTGGATGTGCGGAGCTCAGAAGAATTCGAGGCGGGTCATGTGGACGGTGCCTTGAACATCCCCATTACAGACCTTCCGCAGCGACTGGGAGAGCTTCCAAAAGACCGTCCGGTGGTCACGTATTGCAACATGTTCCACCCGGGAGCGTCGCGAGGCGAGAAAGCGGCGGCGCAGCTGCTGGAACTGGGGTTTGATGCTGGAGTGCTGGAGGGTGGATACCCCGCATGGAAGGATGCGGGTGCAGCTGACCCAGCGCCGGAAAACAAGTGA
- a CDS encoding DM13 domain-containing protein: MKSRKQMALALFLSVPLVAAAQSAVPLSGIIGWTGRFTSLTRPTSGTVVVFQNRDGRTHLLLHRFKTQSDQNLQVWLYKNVPRRGDQNLAPSGSALKLGELTQFGGDFEFALPSGVDMLAGYKSVVIWNDQVKRVFGVAPLE; the protein is encoded by the coding sequence ATGAAATCGAGGAAACAGATGGCCTTAGCGTTGTTCCTCTCCGTACCGCTCGTTGCTGCGGCACAAAGCGCGGTCCCCCTGAGCGGGATCATCGGCTGGACAGGCAGATTTACCAGTCTCACGCGTCCAACGAGCGGCACGGTGGTTGTGTTTCAGAATCGCGATGGGCGCACGCACCTGCTTCTGCACCGCTTCAAGACACAGAGCGATCAGAACCTGCAAGTCTGGCTGTATAAAAACGTTCCCAGGCGGGGGGATCAGAACCTTGCCCCCAGTGGCTCGGCCCTGAAACTCGGTGAATTGACCCAGTTTGGGGGTGACTTCGAGTTCGCTCTTCCCAGCGGCGTCGATATGCTCGCCGGATATAAAAGTGTTGTCATCTGGAACGACCAGGTGAAGAGGGTGTTTGGCGTGGCGCCGCTGGAGTGA
- a CDS encoding M23 family metallopeptidase, giving the protein MPVDGLRVRDVEDTWGAPREGARDHAGQDIFAPPGTFVRSATPGVVWRIGNSTNGGNWVYVLGAGGRRYYYAHLGRVNRALREGQSVSTRTILGTVGNSGNASVTPAHLHFSVFTAYEPDASCRFLAINPLPLLRDR; this is encoded by the coding sequence ATGCCTGTTGACGGTTTGCGGGTCCGTGATGTGGAAGACACCTGGGGAGCGCCCCGTGAAGGTGCGCGCGACCACGCCGGCCAGGATATCTTCGCACCACCTGGTACCTTTGTCCGGTCAGCGACACCGGGCGTGGTGTGGCGGATCGGCAACTCCACGAATGGCGGGAATTGGGTCTACGTGCTGGGTGCGGGCGGGCGGCGCTACTACTATGCCCATCTGGGAAGGGTGAACCGCGCTCTGCGTGAAGGGCAAAGCGTAAGTACCCGCACCATCCTGGGGACTGTAGGCAACAGTGGCAATGCTTCGGTCACGCCTGCCCATCTGCATTTTTCGGTGTTTACGGCCTACGAGCCAGACGCGAGCTGCCGGTTTCTGGCCATCAATCCGCTTCCACTGCTACGCGACCGTTAG
- a CDS encoding GNAT family N-acetyltransferase, with product MPQYNKSVLDYWGNIFCNCHAIFRDDTFAISTNQNLQPTRQLQILELADGQVRAAVTAELANSLQLGQTRDWSITRFRQHLVDHGVSLHGADFVFYQSSVSEQGDPAVTFPSIRQLLDTDRDAFTRFEAEASPQDLDDAYVELGHWAVFGAFDDDRLICAASMYPWNDAPLADLGVLTLPEFRGKGYAQAVVRAISVYARAQGYEPQYRCQTDHEASIKLARASGFHLFGTWEVISSEAAAPSEPELTKVQQVAQR from the coding sequence ATGCCGCAATACAACAAATCCGTGCTTGATTACTGGGGTAACATCTTTTGCAATTGTCACGCCATCTTCCGTGACGACACCTTCGCTATCTCTACCAACCAAAATCTGCAGCCTACTCGTCAACTTCAAATTCTTGAGCTGGCTGACGGTCAGGTGAGAGCTGCTGTTACGGCGGAGTTGGCAAATAGCCTTCAGCTTGGTCAAACACGAGACTGGTCGATCACCCGTTTTCGTCAACACCTCGTTGACCACGGCGTTTCGCTTCATGGCGCTGATTTCGTCTTTTATCAATCCTCTGTTTCTGAACAGGGAGACCCTGCTGTTACTTTCCCGTCTATTCGTCAGCTGCTTGACACCGACCGGGACGCCTTTACTCGCTTTGAAGCGGAAGCGTCACCACAGGATTTGGATGACGCCTACGTGGAGCTCGGTCACTGGGCGGTGTTCGGAGCATTCGACGATGACCGCCTGATCTGCGCGGCCAGCATGTATCCCTGGAATGACGCGCCACTTGCGGATCTCGGCGTCCTGACACTGCCGGAATTCCGGGGGAAGGGCTATGCCCAGGCTGTCGTGCGCGCCATCAGCGTCTACGCTCGGGCGCAGGGCTATGAACCTCAGTACCGATGCCAGACCGACCATGAGGCGTCGATCAAACTGGCCCGCGCGTCTGGATTTCATCTGTTCGGCACTTGGGAAGTGATCAGCTCTGAGGCTGCCGCTCCCTCTGAGCCGGAGCTCACGAAGGTGCAACAAGTGGCCCAAAGATGA